The DNA segment TAACTAAAAAAAGGAAAACAATGAAATATACACACACAAGTCTAATTACAGCACTATTTTTAAGTAGTACACTTTATGCTACACAAGAGTTTAAACTTGAGCAAATAGAGGTTACTGATACTTTGTCAGCAAAAACAATGGATGAGATAAAATATGAGCAGTTAAACGATCCTCAAGTGCCAACAGCTAGTTCAACTTTATCAACAGAGACATTTACAAAAAGTGATATTGAAAAAATCAAACCAAAAAATGTTTATGAAATATTAAATAGTGCCCAAAGTGTTAACATCTTATATATGGGAAGAAAACACCCTTATACAATCTCTTTTAGAGGTAGTTCAACAGGAGTTGGTGCTAGTTCTTTTGGCATTATTTTAGATGGGGCTTTACTTAGTGATAATACAGCAATGAGAATTTTAGAGGTTTTACCTCCTGAAATGATAGAGTCTTTACAAATTGTAAGAGATTCAAGTGCCCTAAGTCTTGCACCAATGCAAGCTTTTGGTAATCCAAATGGTTCACCTCTTCAAGGCTATATTGTAATAAAAACTAAAAAACCACTCAAAAATGAGGGTGGATTAAAAGTTGCTTACGAGAGTTTCAATACAAAAAAGACAAACTTTTTTTATGGTGGAAGAAGTGATGATATCTACTATATGGGTTCAATTGATGCAGTTGATAGCCAAGGTAAAGATGGGTATAACACTGCAAAAGAGGGAGCAAGTGGTTTTTTTAAAGTTGGTATGGATAAAGATGATTTCAATATTGAACTAAGTGGTTTTTATTCAAGATATTTTCAAGAGATTCAAAAAGCCAATTTGCCAATTAGTAGGTTTTACAACGTATATTGGAAATACCAACCTTTCGAAAATGGTTTAATAAGTCTTAGTATGACAAAAAACTGGAACAGTAATCAAAATACCAATATAACACTATCTCACGCAAAATCAAACTGGACACACAATCAAGATACAACAGGGGTAACTTATACCTATTTTGTTGGTTCACAAACTAATGATTCAGTTAATATCAAACATACAATGAAACTTGCTGATACAATCTTAAAAGTTGGTGGACAAGCTATCTGGTATGATTCTCCAAATGGAGAACTTTTTTATGAAGGATATGAGAGAAAAGAGCAAATTTATGGTGCTTTTATCCAAGCTCAACACTTTATTAGTGACAAACTTATAATTGATGAAGCAATTAGAATTGATAAAAAACATATTGATTCTCTTTTGGAAAGATATAGCCCAAATACAGATCTTAGTTATCCTGGGAATCTAAATAATACAAAAGTTTCAACTATAAATGATAAATGGGCAAAAGCAACACTAAATCTAGCTCTTGGTGCCTTATATAAAATTGATGATAAAAATACACTAACAGGTAAATTTGCTTATGCTTCTAACTCTGTAACAAGTGATATAACAACATCAGAAGTGGGAACTGCTCTTGAAAAAGAGGAGCAATATAGATATGAGTTGGGATATGAATACAATTTTGCAAAAGCAGTTGCAAAAGCAAATGTTTTTTATTATGATATAAATAATTTAAAATCCCCATATTATATTGGAACTGCTGCAAACCCACAAATTGTATTCTCACAATATGACCAAGAGAGATATGGTAGTGAGTTATCTTTTGAAGGGAAAATTGACTCATTTGATTATTTACTTAATTATTCATATGTTAAAGCTGACAATAAAAACAATGAAATTCCAAATCATATAGCCTCTGCAAAATTTGGTTACACATATAAAGATATTAACACAAACATAACAACAAAATATGTTGATGGATACGAATCAAACTTCTTTACAACAGATAATAATTATCACAAAGTTGGGGATTTTGTAGTTGTTGATATGGGAGTTGATTATAGACATAAACTCAATGGATATGATGCAATAGCTTCTATATATGGAAAAAATATAACAGATAAAAAATATATGACAAAAATTGGTTGGGAAGATGTTGGAGCAATTTTTGGAATAAGTTATTCAATTAAATTTTAGGATATTTAAATGATAGAGTTAATTAAAATATATATCGAATACTCGATAATCGGGATTTTAGGATTTATGAGTTTTTTAACTTTATGGTTTGGTTTAGAGAGAGTTTTTTATCTAACAAAAGTGGATATAAGAACTTTTGAAAAAAGAGGTGAGCTTGAAAATAGGCTCACTTCAAACCTTACCATAATCTCAACAATCGCGTCAAATGCACCATATATTGGTCTTTTAGGAACTGTATGCGGGATTATGATTACCTTTTATAAAATCTCACTAGATGGTAACTTTGAGACAAATAGTGTAATGTTAGGTCTTGCTTTGGCTCTTAAAGCAACAGCTATAGGGATTTTAGTGGCAATACTTGCAACAGTTATTTATAATATGTTGGCAAGAAAAGCAGAAGTATTAATAACAAGATGGGAAGATTTAAATGAAGATCAAAAAATTTGACTCTATGAATGTAATCCCTTTCATTGATATTATGCTTGTATTATTGACTATTGTACTTACTTTTTCAACTTTTATAGCACAAGGAAGATTACAATTGCAACTCCCAAAATCAACAACAAGTGAACAAATTGATTTAAAACTAAAAGAGTTGACAATAGATAAAAATGGCAGTGTAACATTTGAAAAAGAGATTGTAACATTACAAAATCTAAAAGAGAAGTTAATACCTCTTTCAAAAGAGACAAATATCTCCATAAAAGCTGATGAAAATACACCTTTTAAAACTTTTGTTTATGTTATTAGTATTTTCAAAGAACTGAAACTAGAAAAAATATCAATAATAACAGAAGTAGAAAAATGAAATACTCTGTTATTGCTTTTATAATCTCTTTGTTTGTTCATAGTCTACTTGTAGCTGCATACTTTTCTATTAATACTACAAAAGAGAAAAAAGAGATAATAGTTTTAAATATGAATATGATTGATAAGATTATTGAAACAAAAAAAGTAGAAAAAGCAGAACAAAAAATCAATACTAAAGATGAAAAAAAGAGTGTTGAAAGAATTGAAAAGAAACCTTTAATAAAAAAAGAGAAAAAGATAGTAAAAAAAACTCTAGAGAAAGAGAAAATTAAAGAGGAACAAAAAGAAGAGTTAAAAAAGATAGTAAAAAGTAAAGAGATAGAGAAAAAACCTATAATAAAAAAAGAAGAAGATAGTATAAAAAGAGTGAAAAATGGTGAAAACTATCAAGAAAAATATATAAAATCAAATTTATCAAAAATAATTGCTGCCATAAAAAAACATAAAAAGTATCCTTACTTAGCTAAAAAGATGCAAATGGAAGGAAAAGTTATTATCAAATGTATAATCACCTCAAAGGGTGAAATTAGAAATATAGATTTTGTGGAAAAATCATCTTTTGAAATTTTAAATAAAAATAGTATTGAGATTTTAAAAAAGGCTTCAAAAGAGTTTGAAGCTCCTAAAAAAGAGATTGAGTTAACAATCCCTTTTAACTATGAACTAACTTAGTTAAAAATTTTATGATGGGTATGGCAATATGGAATCTTGCCATTTTTTTCGTAGTAGTTTTGATGATACTCTTCTGCTTCATAAAATTTTGAAAAATCATATAAAGAGGTTGCAACTTTATATCCCATATCTTCAAGTTCATCAATTAGCTCTAAAGTAGCTCGTTTTTGTTTTTCATCTGTATAAAATATTGCAGAGAGATATTGATTCCCTATATCTGGTCCTTGTCCATCTTTTTGGGTAAAATCATGGATTTCAAAGAAGTGTTTTGCTAACTCTTTAAAAGAGATAATACACTCATCATACTCTACTCTTACTGTCTCTAAATGTCCAGACATTCCACTACATACAACTCTATAGGTTGGATTTTCATAATGTCCCCCCATATAACCAGAAACAGCTGAATGAACCCCTGGTAATTTCTCAAAATGGTACTCTACACCCCAAAAACAGCCAGCAGCAAAATATGCAAAAGCGTGCTCTTCGCAGCACTTCTCTTTCCCTTCAAATTTCAAAGAGATAGAGTTAACACAGTGTCTTGTATTTTTTTTAGTAAAACCTTCACCTTCAAATACATGACCTAAATGTGCATCACAGTTTGCACAAACTATTTCAACTCTTCTTCCATCTCTATCTCTTACTCTTTTTACGGCACCTTTTATTTCGTCATCAAAACTAGGCCAACCACAGCCAGAGGTAAATTTATCTTTTGAACGGTATAGTGCAGCACCACACTTTTTGCAAAGATAAGTGCCCTCTTCATAAAAATCATTATATTTGCCAGAGAAGGGTCTTTCAGTTCCTTTGTTATCTATGACATAAGACTCTTCTGTAGTTAATTTGTTATAACTCATCATTTCCTCAAATGGTAATTTTTAGGAATTCTAACAAATTGATAGACAATATAAGAATAAAATTTACATATAATTTTTATCTTTAATACTTAGTCAAACTTTTCATTTAAAGAACTTAATGTTAAAAGAAAATAACCCATTTTCTTCATCTACATATACCAAAGCATTGTTTTTTTCGGCAATTATTTTTACCAAATGTAGACCAAAATAGTAGTTAGCAGAAGAGTCTAAATCAAACTCAATTTTATCAAACAACTCTTTGATATATTTTGTATTTTTACTATCTATATTTGTCTTCAAATCAAGCTGTATATAGTCATTATACTCACTAAAAAATAGTTCTATTTTCTTATCTTTTTGTTTAATCTCTTCAAATAAATATACAATATTAAACAGTAGTTTTATTAAAATATGTTTCAACTCAGCCAAAACAAAATTTACATG comes from the Halarcobacter ebronensis genome and includes:
- a CDS encoding TonB-dependent receptor plug domain-containing protein; translation: MKYTHTSLITALFLSSTLYATQEFKLEQIEVTDTLSAKTMDEIKYEQLNDPQVPTASSTLSTETFTKSDIEKIKPKNVYEILNSAQSVNILYMGRKHPYTISFRGSSTGVGASSFGIILDGALLSDNTAMRILEVLPPEMIESLQIVRDSSALSLAPMQAFGNPNGSPLQGYIVIKTKKPLKNEGGLKVAYESFNTKKTNFFYGGRSDDIYYMGSIDAVDSQGKDGYNTAKEGASGFFKVGMDKDDFNIELSGFYSRYFQEIQKANLPISRFYNVYWKYQPFENGLISLSMTKNWNSNQNTNITLSHAKSNWTHNQDTTGVTYTYFVGSQTNDSVNIKHTMKLADTILKVGGQAIWYDSPNGELFYEGYERKEQIYGAFIQAQHFISDKLIIDEAIRIDKKHIDSLLERYSPNTDLSYPGNLNNTKVSTINDKWAKATLNLALGALYKIDDKNTLTGKFAYASNSVTSDITTSEVGTALEKEEQYRYELGYEYNFAKAVAKANVFYYDINNLKSPYYIGTAANPQIVFSQYDQERYGSELSFEGKIDSFDYLLNYSYVKADNKNNEIPNHIASAKFGYTYKDINTNITTKYVDGYESNFFTTDNNYHKVGDFVVVDMGVDYRHKLNGYDAIASIYGKNITDKKYMTKIGWEDVGAIFGISYSIKF
- the exbB gene encoding TonB-system energizer ExbB, translated to MIELIKIYIEYSIIGILGFMSFLTLWFGLERVFYLTKVDIRTFEKRGELENRLTSNLTIISTIASNAPYIGLLGTVCGIMITFYKISLDGNFETNSVMLGLALALKATAIGILVAILATVIYNMLARKAEVLITRWEDLNEDQKI
- a CDS encoding ExbD/TolR family protein; amino-acid sequence: MKIKKFDSMNVIPFIDIMLVLLTIVLTFSTFIAQGRLQLQLPKSTTSEQIDLKLKELTIDKNGSVTFEKEIVTLQNLKEKLIPLSKETNISIKADENTPFKTFVYVISIFKELKLEKISIITEVEK
- a CDS encoding energy transducer TonB, whose amino-acid sequence is MKYSVIAFIISLFVHSLLVAAYFSINTTKEKKEIIVLNMNMIDKIIETKKVEKAEQKINTKDEKKSVERIEKKPLIKKEKKIVKKTLEKEKIKEEQKEELKKIVKSKEIEKKPIIKKEEDSIKRVKNGENYQEKYIKSNLSKIIAAIKKHKKYPYLAKKMQMEGKVIIKCIITSKGEIRNIDFVEKSSFEILNKNSIEILKKASKEFEAPKKEIELTIPFNYELT
- a CDS encoding bifunctional methionine sulfoxide reductase B/A protein; translation: MSYNKLTTEESYVIDNKGTERPFSGKYNDFYEEGTYLCKKCGAALYRSKDKFTSGCGWPSFDDEIKGAVKRVRDRDGRRVEIVCANCDAHLGHVFEGEGFTKKNTRHCVNSISLKFEGKEKCCEEHAFAYFAAGCFWGVEYHFEKLPGVHSAVSGYMGGHYENPTYRVVCSGMSGHLETVRVEYDECIISFKELAKHFFEIHDFTQKDGQGPDIGNQYLSAIFYTDEKQKRATLELIDELEDMGYKVATSLYDFSKFYEAEEYHQNYYEKNGKIPYCHTHHKIFN